The following are encoded together in the Scyliorhinus torazame isolate Kashiwa2021f chromosome 6, sScyTor2.1, whole genome shotgun sequence genome:
- the snx10b gene encoding sorting nexin-10B isoform X1, translated as MDEPIKDKINEFITVWVRDPRIKKEDSWHSYVDYEICVHTNSMCFTKKTSCVRRRYREFAWLRQRLQDNAVLISLPEFPSKSPFFSANNGQHVEHRRQGLQEFLEKVLKINILLSDSRLHLFLQTQLDPTEIEACVSGQTEYTVADAVHRHATSTRRFPVEEA; from the exons GAATTCATCACTGTTTGGGTGCGAGATCCAAGAATCAAGAAAGAAGATTCATGGCACTCTTATGTAGATTATGAAATTTGTGTTCAT ACTAATAGTATGTGTTTCACAAAGAAGACTTCCTGTGTTCGAAGACGTTACAGAGAATTTGCTTGGCTCAGGCAGCGACTTCAAGACAATGCTGTATTGAT AAGTTTACCAGAGTTTCCTTCTAAAAGCCCTTTTTTTAGTGCCAATAATGGCCAACATGTTGAGCATCGTCGTCAAGGTCTCCAAGAATTTCTAGAGAA AGTATTGAAGATCAACATCCTCCTTTCTGATAGCAGATTGCACCTCTTCTTGCAGACACAGCTAGACCCTACAGAGATCGAGGCCTGTGTCTCGGGTCAGACTGAATACACGGTTGCTGATGCAGTTCATAGGCATGCCACTTCTACCAGAAGGTTCCCTGTAGAGGAAGCATAG
- the snx10b gene encoding sorting nexin-10B isoform X2, producing MDEPIKDKINEFITVWVRDPRIKKEDSWHSYVDYEICVHTNSMCFTKKTSCVRRRYREFAWLRQRLQDNAVLISLPEFPSKSPFFSANNGQHVEHRRQGLQEFLEKVSVITTLLAKSTVSKRPRIPGAGSSYLL from the exons GAATTCATCACTGTTTGGGTGCGAGATCCAAGAATCAAGAAAGAAGATTCATGGCACTCTTATGTAGATTATGAAATTTGTGTTCAT ACTAATAGTATGTGTTTCACAAAGAAGACTTCCTGTGTTCGAAGACGTTACAGAGAATTTGCTTGGCTCAGGCAGCGACTTCAAGACAATGCTGTATTGAT AAGTTTACCAGAGTTTCCTTCTAAAAGCCCTTTTTTTAGTGCCAATAATGGCCAACATGTTGAGCATCGTCGTCAAGGTCTCCAAGAATTTCTAGAGAA ggtttctgtgaTAACAACTCTTCTGGCAAAATCTACTGTGTCAAAACGTCCAAGAATACCAGGAGCTGGAAGCTCCTATCTGCTGTAA